Proteins found in one Campylobacter lari genomic segment:
- the yedF gene encoding sulfurtransferase-like selenium metabolism protein YedF yields MKIDCRDLACPRPVIETKKALEELKENENLEILLNSQASKENVMRFLKSLNLEFSVKDLDDESIISIVKDGNIAQTQEKNLQEYNVLFLKSDRVGEGELGKNLMLGFLKTLKDLPNKPVKILCVNDSVLMNTDCSHIAFEAMKELENLGVEIYSCGACLEFFGKSKELKIGKIGNAYEILNELFGKAKIISL; encoded by the coding sequence ATGAAAATTGATTGCAGAGATTTAGCTTGTCCACGTCCTGTGATAGAAACAAAAAAAGCCTTAGAAGAGTTAAAAGAAAATGAAAATTTAGAAATTCTTTTAAATTCTCAAGCTTCTAAAGAAAATGTAATGAGATTTTTAAAATCTTTAAATTTGGAATTTAGCGTTAAAGATTTAGATGATGAGAGTATTATTAGCATTGTAAAAGATGGCAATATAGCTCAAACTCAAGAAAAAAATTTACAAGAATACAATGTGTTATTTTTAAAAAGCGATAGAGTGGGCGAGGGAGAACTTGGAAAAAATTTAATGCTAGGTTTTTTAAAAACTCTAAAAGATTTACCTAATAAACCTGTAAAAATCCTTTGTGTTAATGATAGTGTTTTGATGAATACTGATTGCTCTCATATTGCTTTTGAAGCTATGAAAGAACTTGAAAATTTAGGAGTTGAAATTTATAGTTGCGGGGCATGTTTGGAATTTTTTGGCAAAAGCAAAGAACTTAAAATAGGTAAAATAGGCAATGCTTATGAAATTTTAAATGAACTTTTTGGAAAGGCAAAGATTATTTCTTTATGA
- the selD gene encoding selenide, water dikinase SelD, whose translation MIYKDQKLTQYVKAAGUAAKLDSVGLDKILGILKPHENILSGINNNEDASVYKLNEDLALVQTLDFITPVVDSAYHFGAIAAANALSDVFAMGAEVINALNIVGFDTCHFNNEILLEVLEGARVKVEEAGAVLVGGHTIENDEFIFGLSVTGVVHPKKFIANNSAKDGDVILLTKPIGSGIVSTAIKAGLLEKEKILKAVEQMSFLNLYASRILKRFKSLSALSDVTGFGLLGHLKEMLNKEITIEVYKNEIPLMDGVLSMANMGIIPAGAYKNKDSLKIWVENLNEKDEDIVYFDPQTSGGLLASMSENEANEALKILKEYNIEAKIIARCVKNTHNYLLLR comes from the coding sequence ATGATATATAAAGATCAAAAACTAACCCAATATGTAAAAGCTGCGGGTTGAGCTGCCAAATTAGACTCGGTGGGTCTTGACAAAATTCTTGGCATTTTAAAACCGCATGAAAACATTTTAAGTGGTATTAATAATAATGAAGATGCGAGTGTTTATAAGCTAAATGAAGATTTAGCTTTGGTGCAAACTCTTGATTTTATTACACCCGTGGTTGATAGTGCGTATCATTTTGGCGCTATAGCTGCTGCAAATGCTTTAAGTGATGTATTTGCTATGGGTGCTGAGGTGATTAATGCTTTAAATATTGTAGGTTTTGATACTTGTCATTTTAATAATGAAATTTTACTTGAAGTGTTAGAAGGTGCTAGAGTTAAGGTTGAAGAAGCTGGCGCTGTGCTAGTAGGTGGGCATACTATAGAAAATGATGAATTTATTTTTGGACTTAGTGTAACAGGAGTAGTTCATCCTAAGAAATTTATAGCTAATAATAGCGCAAAAGATGGTGATGTGATTTTACTTACTAAGCCTATAGGTAGTGGTATTGTTAGCACTGCTATTAAGGCTGGTTTGCTAGAAAAAGAAAAGATTTTAAAAGCAGTAGAGCAAATGAGTTTTTTAAATTTATATGCAAGTCGTATTTTAAAGAGATTTAAAAGTCTTAGCGCCTTAAGTGATGTGACAGGTTTTGGTCTTTTGGGACATTTAAAAGAAATGTTAAATAAAGAGATTACGATAGAAGTATATAAAAATGAAATTCCTTTAATGGATGGAGTTTTATCAATGGCTAATATGGGGATAATCCCTGCGGGAGCTTATAAAAATAAAGATAGCCTAAAAATTTGGGTTGAAAATTTAAACGAAAAAGATGAGGATATAGTGTATTTTGATCCTCAAACTTCAGGTGGACTTTTAGCTAGTATGAGTGAAAATGAAGCAAATGAAGCTTTAAAAATACTTAAAGAATATAATATTGAAGCAAAGATTATTGCTAGATGTGTAAAAAATACTCATAATTATTTATTATTACGCTAA
- a CDS encoding winged helix-turn-helix domain-containing protein has protein sequence MEELILQIQKSLDENNKLTCKKALEFLKQYSKEDFQTAIKELGVKISDCELGQFGKLNKNIAKSEILEKLEAKLDSKRRISCKDTLECTKDFNMADIRATLKTYKIDVKYCELGCFEEKKGKKFHIKSKIWIENSDGKLLFGKGKTDILELVGECGSISQAAKQLGINYKKAWLYIQDLEKNMKEELLIAKKGRGSEAGSKLTPRAYELIQNFKILQQDVEEYTNKRFKELFFKKNQEKNKT, from the coding sequence ATGGAAGAGCTAATTTTACAAATTCAAAAAAGTCTTGATGAAAATAATAAACTTACTTGTAAAAAAGCACTAGAATTTTTAAAACAATATTCTAAAGAAGATTTTCAAACTGCTATAAAAGAATTAGGTGTAAAAATTTCAGATTGTGAGTTAGGTCAATTTGGCAAGTTAAATAAAAATATAGCAAAAAGTGAAATTTTAGAAAAATTAGAAGCAAAATTAGATTCTAAGCGTCGTATATCATGTAAAGATACTTTAGAATGTACCAAAGACTTTAATATGGCTGATATTAGAGCCACACTTAAAACCTATAAAATTGATGTTAAATACTGTGAACTTGGTTGTTTTGAAGAAAAAAAAGGTAAAAAATTTCATATAAAAAGTAAAATTTGGATAGAAAATTCTGATGGAAAATTGCTTTTTGGTAAGGGTAAAACAGATATTTTAGAATTAGTAGGAGAATGTGGAAGTATTTCCCAAGCAGCTAAACAACTAGGGATTAATTATAAAAAAGCATGGCTTTATATACAAGATTTAGAAAAAAATATGAAAGAAGAACTGCTCATTGCTAAAAAAGGAAGAGGAAGTGAAGCTGGTAGCAAACTTACTCCAAGAGCTTATGAATTAATTCAAAATTTTAAAATTTTACAACAAGATGTAGAAGAGTATACCAATAAACGCTTTAAAGAATTATTTTTTAAGAAAAATCAAGAAAAAAACAAAACTTAA